Proteins encoded within one genomic window of Gadus chalcogrammus isolate NIFS_2021 unplaced genomic scaffold, NIFS_Gcha_1.0 GACHA118, whole genome shotgun sequence:
- the LOC130378927 gene encoding uncharacterized protein LOC130378927 isoform X2, with the protein MSSHSGELKILSVYGKGEGPLATDGHDNLFTASEVEPLNSLSADHSAAKSLERGERLVCREELSVQQTPDTISIKVEEDIGGGMPAVEDCDAFGDCSTQRGATSESLGVDAPGSSHMSSHSGVLRILSVYGKGEGPLAVDSHITLFTSSEVEPLNSLSADHSAAKSLERGEWLVRHEELSVQIPSTNTTKTAKKRGKTLVERTATKREAERARNKTRVNIGVAYERWRELRDLRNLKSDAEMATFLIDSYENLTSPTSSTPCKRRRNLPLPQASSIHSETLLDRADDFLDAEDVEDTNPATTFQSMATSISPQVNDIEVITEEEFNDIRNSTIGWADNTWEDDSGEDDSWYPEMEMDNGSSSEEEEMMGEDCECSDDSDIDYVPYLCVRTGGALQKSKWLDTLPAVGLEETVHDLDDGHNSSEVIPPLPEKTQVLCKEDIIGQPASIVYHSCLKQLAQYLVLPIPKCNTKDPVTDAECGALRPFEVKITSRGTSVVVEWICHQGHSVWRWNSQPTLKYGMHAGDFMLSSNILLSGNNYGKVALLFKFMNLGIVHRTTFFKIQDAYCFDAIEDDWDDKRSAIITRLKSKDSVVALGDGRMDSPGFSAQYCTYTTMDNDSKEIISIVNIDKRETQKNSVIMEKEAFIRTFETLHKEIRLQEFCTDAHSQISALFNPTKGRFKDSGVRHTLDIWHGSKNLGKKIHAAGLRKGCSILLTWSKEICNHFWYCCKTAQNIDQFGDMWTGLLHHVQGEHEWALSCCEHGPLSADREKEWIQSDSEAFQVLSEIVLDEHWLKNVEKFLSFRSTAELESFHNHILMYASKRFSFSPPVYKAGTLLAALDYNHHVHRPVKRKADGSIEYCKLYNKKSKTWSLYTVKVEKDYGYMADLQSAILEARLTSDKGLPKTRKKGLMTHGNMGFLQASHHPGPVANPIPQRSRARNAVRDLEEIGGPIPTKLELTVGCWGLFGIVLRCSLFDF; encoded by the exons aagactgtgatgcctttggagactgtagcacgcagcgcggcgccacctcggagagtctgggtgtggacgcccctggctcctcccacatgtccagtcacagcggggTGTTgcggatcctgagcgtctacggtaaaggggagggcccactggcggtggacagCCATATCACCCTCTTCACCTCGTCAGAAGTGGAgcccctgaactcgctgtctgcggaccacagcgcggccaagagcctggagcgcggcgagtgGCTGGTCCgccacgaggagctgagtgtgcag ATACCATCAACTAACACCACTAAGACAGcgaaaaaaagaggaaagacaCTTGTTGAAAGGACAGCTACTAaaagggaggcggagagagcTCGAAATAAAACCAGAGTAAACATCGGCGTGGCTTatgagcgatggagagagttACGTGACCTGAGAAACTTAAAATCGGACGCTGAGATGGCTACATTTCTTATAGACAG TTATGAGAACCTCACATCCCCTACTTCATCCACACCATGCAAGCGCAGGAGAAACCTGCCTCTTCCCCAAGCTTCAAGCATTCATTCAGAGACACTCTTAGACAG AGCCGATGACTTCTTGGATGCTGAAGATGTAGAGGACACCAATCCTGCCACTACCTTTCAAAGTATGGCTACAAG taTTTCTCCACAGGTAAATGACATTGAAGTCATAACTGAAGAAGAATTTAATGACATCCGGAACTCTAC AATTGGCTGGGCCGATAACACCTGGGAAGATGACAGTGGAGAAGATGACAGTTGGTACCCAGAAATGGAGATGGACAATGGGTCATCttcagaggaggaagaaatgATGGGGGAAGACTGTGAATGCAGTGATGACAGTGACATCGATTACGTGCCTTATCTCTGTGTGCG GACTGGTGGAGCTCTCCAAAAGAGCAAATGGCTGGACACATTACCAGCTGTTGGTCTGGAGGAGACTGTTCATGACCTTGATGATGGACACAATTCCTCAGAAGTGATACCACCGCTACCAGAGAAGACCCAAGTCCTCTGCAAGGAAGATATAATTGGACAACCAGCTTCCATTGTCTACCATAGCTGTCTTAAACAGCTGGCTCAGTATCTTGTCTTACCAATCCCCAAGTGCAACACAAAGGACCCAGTAACTGATGCTGAATGTGGAGCACTTAGACCATTTGAGGTGAAAATAACTTCCAGGGGCACATCAGTTGTCGTGGAATGG atATGTCATCAGGGTCACAGTGTCTGGAGGTGGAACTCCCAGCCCACTCTAAAATATGGGATGCATGCAGGTGACTTCATGTTGTCCTCGAACATCCTACTCTCTGGGAACAACTACGGGAAGGTGGCTCTGCTGTTCAAATTCATGAACTTGGGAATAGTACACAGAACCACATTCTTTAAAATCCAGGACGCCTACTGCTTTGACGCCATCGAGGACGACTGGGATGACAAGAGGTCAGCCATTATTACCCGGCTGAAATCAAAGGACAGTGTAGTGGCCCTTG GTGACGGTCGTATGGATAGTCCTGGGTTTTCAGCACAGTACTGTACATACACAACGATGGACAACGACAGTAAAGAGATCATATCAATTGTCAATATTGATAAGAGGGAGACCCAGAAGAATTCGGTTATCATGGAGAAGGAGGCTTTCATCCGGACCTTTGAGACTCTCCACAAAGAGATTCGCCTACAGGAGTTTTGCACTGATGCTCATTCACAGATCTCGGCGCTCTTCA ATCCAACAAAAGGCAGGTTCAAGGACTCTGGTGTTCGACACACCCTTGACATCTGGCATGGGTCAAAGAACTTGGGTAAAAAAATCCATGCA GCAGGCCTTCGGAAAGGATGTTCAATTCTCCTTACCTGGAGTAAGGAGATATGCAACCATTTCTGGTATTGCTGTAAGACTGCACAGAACATTGATCAGTTCGGT GATATGTGGACAGGTCTTCTCCACCATGTTCAAGGAGAGCATGAGTGGGCCCTATCTTGCTGTGAACATGGCCCCTTGTCGGCcgacagggagaaggagtggaTCCAGAGTGATTCTGAGGCCTTTCAGGTTCTGTCAGAAATAGTGCTGGATGAGCACTGGCTGAAGAATGTGGAGAAGTTCCTGAGTTTCAG GTCAACCGCTGAGCTGGAATCCTTCCATAATCATATACTGATGTATGCCAGCAAGCGATTCAGCTTTAGCCCACCTGTTTACAAAGCAGGCACCCTCTTAGCAGCGTTGGACTATAACCATCATGTTCACAGACCGGTGAAGAGGAAGGCTGATGGCTCAATAGA GTACTGCAAGCTCTACAATAAAAAGTCAAAGACTTGGAGTCTATACACTGTGAAGGTGGAGAAGGACTACGGATACATGGCAGACCTGCAGAGTGCTATCCTAGAAGCCCGGCTGACATCAGACAAGGGTTTGCCAAAGACCAGAAAAAAAGGCCTAATGACCCACGGCAATATGGGGTTCTTGCAAGCATCCCACCACCCAGGACCTGTTGCAAACCCAATTCCACAGAGGAGTAG GGCAAGGAATGCAGTAAGAGACCTAGAAGAGATTGGAGGTCCCATACCAACTAAACTGGAGCTGACTGTAGGCTGCTGGGGGCTGTTTGGAATAGTATTACGCTGCTcactttttgatttttga